Proteins from a genomic interval of Deinococcus detaillensis:
- a CDS encoding RidA family protein: MRQNIRGTSPWEDVVGYSRAVRVGHHVSVAGTTATVGGQVVHLGDAAGQTRVILEIIRSALEQAGASLSDVVRTRIYLTDISRWEEVGRVHGEVFGAIRPATSMVQVAALIDPQYLVEIEADAVIGAGL, translated from the coding sequence ATGCGGCAAAACATTCGTGGCACTTCACCTTGGGAAGACGTGGTGGGCTACTCACGGGCGGTGCGGGTCGGTCATCACGTCAGCGTGGCAGGCACGACGGCCACTGTAGGCGGCCAAGTGGTACATCTTGGCGACGCGGCGGGCCAAACCCGCGTCATCTTGGAGATCATTCGCTCGGCCCTCGAACAAGCCGGAGCAAGCTTAAGTGACGTGGTGCGAACTCGGATTTATCTGACTGACATTTCGCGCTGGGAAGAAGTGGGGCGCGTTCACGGCGAAGTATTCGGCGCTATTCGCCCCGCCACCAGCATGGTGCAGGTCGCCGCGCTGATTGACCCGCAGTATCTGGTCGAAATTGAAGCAGACGCAGTGATCGGGGCGGGGCTGTGA
- a CDS encoding DUF72 domain-containing protein: protein MKVYIGTGGYTNDDWIGEDLLYAPGTKQTDFLSIYAQHFDAVELNSSFYGIPGLKAFEGMAKRSAGRTRMAVKLNKVFTHDQTPQDSDFDRMLQSPEPLREAGIMGPYLAQFPYRFHRTPPNRKYLQALAERFAGHELAVEFRHQSWDKPEVREGLREFGLIWVSPDYPPVAGVPEPSLHVTADVAYLRLHGRNSGNWWSGESAAERHDYRYTQAEMDEWAAKIAFVDGEVDELYVFFENTTRGHALKNIPMLRQALTAQGIAVTTPKPLQDSLL, encoded by the coding sequence ATGAAAGTTTATATCGGCACTGGCGGCTACACCAACGACGACTGGATCGGCGAGGACTTGCTCTACGCACCCGGCACCAAGCAGACCGATTTCCTGAGTATTTACGCTCAGCACTTCGACGCCGTAGAACTCAACTCCAGCTTTTACGGCATTCCCGGCCTCAAGGCTTTCGAAGGCATGGCCAAGCGCTCGGCGGGCCGCACCCGCATGGCCGTCAAGCTCAACAAGGTCTTTACCCACGACCAAACGCCCCAAGACAGCGACTTTGACCGGATGCTGCAAAGCCCCGAGCCGCTGCGCGAAGCGGGCATCATGGGGCCGTATTTGGCTCAGTTTCCCTACCGCTTTCACCGCACGCCGCCCAACCGCAAATACTTGCAGGCGCTGGCCGAGCGCTTTGCCGGACACGAGCTGGCCGTGGAATTTCGCCACCAGAGCTGGGACAAACCTGAGGTGCGCGAGGGCCTGCGCGAATTCGGCCTGATCTGGGTCAGCCCCGATTATCCGCCGGTCGCGGGCGTGCCGGAGCCGAGCCTGCACGTCACGGCAGACGTGGCCTACTTGCGGCTGCACGGGCGCAACAGCGGCAATTGGTGGAGCGGGGAAAGCGCTGCCGAGCGCCACGATTACCGCTACACCCAAGCTGAAATGGACGAATGGGCCGCCAAAATCGCTTTTGTCGACGGCGAAGTCGACGAACTGTACGTGTTTTTTGAAAACACCACTCGCGGGCACGCCCTTAAAAATATTCCGATGCTGCGCCAAGCACTAACTGCTCAGGGAATCGCTGTTACTACACCAAAGCCGTTGCAAGACAGCTTACTTTGA